The following are encoded in a window of Nakamurella sp. A5-74 genomic DNA:
- the aspS gene encoding aspartate--tRNA(Asn) ligase — translation MPRSLCADPGPTGNRIRIEGWVHRRRRLSSVTFVVIRDRSGLLQTVVTDPATRAQLDSIGEESVVTVIGVSAMNPQAPGGHELVDVEFTVLSHAETPPIALWRPELDVSLPVMLDHAAVSWRHPERRKVWQVAAASLRGFRNTLERSGSTEIQTPKIVAGSTESGANTFTLDYLGQPAYLAQSPQFYKQTMVGVFERVHEVGPVFRAEPHDTVRHLSEYVSLDAEIGFITDHRDVLALLRTVLAGMREEVAAVDLPIGAVVPEIPDEIPTIHFSRALELAGAPDDEPDLAPEHERKLGAWARDEFGSDFLAVEGYPAAKRPFYTHPQPDDPRWTNSFDLLFRGLELVTGGQRLHHYQDCLDALDARGEDPAGYVGYLEAFRHGMPPHGGFAIGLERWVSRVLGLDNIRLATLFPRDVHRLVP, via the coding sequence CTGCCGCGATCGCTCTGTGCAGATCCAGGGCCGACCGGGAACCGCATCCGCATCGAAGGGTGGGTCCACCGACGCCGACGCCTGTCGTCCGTCACCTTCGTGGTGATCCGCGACCGATCCGGGCTGCTGCAGACGGTCGTGACCGATCCGGCCACCCGTGCGCAACTCGACTCCATCGGCGAGGAATCAGTGGTCACCGTCATTGGGGTGTCCGCCATGAACCCCCAGGCCCCGGGCGGCCACGAGCTGGTCGATGTCGAGTTCACCGTGCTCTCCCACGCGGAGACCCCGCCGATCGCACTCTGGCGACCAGAACTCGACGTCAGCCTGCCGGTGATGCTCGACCATGCGGCGGTCAGCTGGCGTCATCCGGAACGGCGCAAGGTGTGGCAGGTTGCGGCCGCGTCGCTCCGCGGCTTCCGGAACACGTTGGAGCGGAGCGGTTCCACCGAGATCCAGACACCGAAGATCGTGGCCGGATCGACTGAATCCGGCGCGAACACCTTCACCCTCGACTACCTCGGACAGCCGGCATACCTCGCCCAGTCGCCGCAGTTCTACAAGCAGACGATGGTCGGCGTGTTCGAACGGGTGCATGAGGTCGGGCCGGTGTTCCGCGCCGAACCACACGACACCGTCCGCCACCTCTCGGAGTACGTATCGCTCGATGCGGAGATCGGCTTCATCACCGATCACCGCGACGTGCTGGCGCTGTTGCGAACCGTGCTCGCCGGTATGCGGGAGGAGGTGGCGGCGGTCGACCTGCCGATCGGCGCCGTCGTTCCCGAGATCCCGGACGAGATCCCGACGATCCACTTCTCCCGCGCACTCGAGCTGGCGGGTGCACCGGACGACGAGCCGGACCTGGCGCCCGAGCACGAGCGGAAGCTGGGAGCCTGGGCACGAGACGAGTTCGGCTCGGATTTCCTTGCGGTGGAAGGCTATCCGGCGGCCAAGCGGCCGTTCTACACCCATCCCCAGCCGGACGATCCGCGATGGACCAACTCCTTCGACCTGCTGTTCCGCGGGTTGGAACTGGTGACGGGTGGCCAGCGGTTGCATCACTACCAGGACTGTCTCGATGCGCTCGACGCCCGTGGCGAGGACCCTGCCGGGTATGTCGGTTATCTGGAGGCGTTCCGGCACGGGATGCCGCCCCACGGTGGCTTCGCGATCGGGCTGGAGCGCTGGGTGTCCCGGGTGCTGGGTCTGGACAACATCAGGCTCGCGACGCTGTTCCCGCGGGACGTGCACCGGCTGGTGCCGTGA
- a CDS encoding aminoglycoside phosphotransferase family protein — MQDVRFEQRLVRSLLQEQHPDLAELPLQEVAGGWDNQQWRLGDELAVRLPRTDRAPGLLVKERTWLPTLAGRLPLPTPVPVRVGTPSASFPHTWTIARWVEGEPADTTPVTDPGAARTLAAFLRALHVPAPDDAPVNPPRGLPLDPQQRLDTALGKLDQSVDTVVVQAVWAAAVAAPAWHGPALWLHSDLHPANVTVVDGTLAGVLDFGDLCSGDPATDLSAAWILLPTGAAVRFFDCYARADGATIARARGWAVLRALGLIEIGRNGRLCLPGGKPTWEPAGYATLQRVIAPT, encoded by the coding sequence ATGCAGGACGTCCGATTCGAGCAGCGCCTCGTGCGATCCCTGCTGCAGGAGCAGCATCCCGACCTGGCTGAACTCCCGTTGCAGGAGGTCGCCGGCGGCTGGGACAACCAGCAGTGGCGGCTCGGGGACGAGCTGGCCGTGCGGCTTCCGCGGACCGATCGGGCACCTGGCCTGCTGGTCAAGGAACGGACGTGGTTGCCCACCCTGGCCGGCCGGCTGCCGTTGCCCACGCCGGTCCCGGTACGCGTCGGCACACCGTCCGCGTCGTTCCCGCACACCTGGACCATCGCCCGATGGGTCGAGGGAGAACCCGCCGACACCACCCCCGTCACCGACCCGGGCGCCGCGCGGACTCTGGCAGCATTCCTGCGCGCACTCCACGTCCCGGCACCCGATGACGCACCGGTGAACCCCCCGCGCGGCCTGCCGCTGGATCCGCAGCAGCGCCTCGACACCGCTCTCGGGAAGCTCGACCAGAGTGTCGACACCGTTGTGGTGCAAGCGGTCTGGGCAGCCGCGGTCGCAGCGCCCGCCTGGCACGGCCCGGCACTGTGGCTGCACAGCGACCTGCACCCGGCGAACGTGACCGTCGTCGACGGGACCCTGGCCGGGGTGCTCGATTTCGGCGATCTGTGCTCGGGCGATCCGGCGACCGACCTGTCGGCGGCCTGGATCCTGCTGCCGACGGGCGCCGCGGTTCGGTTCTTCGACTGCTACGCGCGGGCAGACGGGGCCACCATCGCCCGGGCCCGCGGATGGGCCGTGCTGCGAGCACTCGGGCTCATCGAGATCGGGCGCAACGGGCGACTCTGCCTTCCCGGCGGGAAGCCGACCTGGGAGCCTGCGGGTTACGCGACCCTGCAGCGAGTGATCGCGCCGACCTGA
- a CDS encoding VOC family protein — MSAELTPYLNFGGTAREAMEYYASIFGGIPEVMTFGQGGMEGVDPDLVMHSSLVGGNGFRIFGADAPPAMGPTPVAGNITMSLSGDDEQALTGYWQALSDGGTVRTPLARAPWGDSYGDLVDKFGIAWLVNISGVAAEA; from the coding sequence ATGAGTGCAGAACTGACCCCGTACCTGAACTTCGGCGGTACTGCCAGGGAGGCGATGGAGTATTACGCATCGATCTTCGGCGGCATTCCCGAGGTCATGACCTTCGGTCAAGGCGGCATGGAGGGCGTGGATCCTGACCTGGTGATGCACTCGTCGTTGGTGGGCGGCAACGGGTTCCGCATCTTCGGCGCTGACGCCCCGCCGGCGATGGGCCCCACTCCGGTCGCCGGCAACATCACCATGTCGCTGTCCGGTGACGACGAGCAGGCGCTCACCGGCTACTGGCAGGCACTGTCCGACGGTGGAACGGTACGGACGCCCCTGGCCCGGGCGCCCTGGGGGGACAGCTACGGCGACCTCGTCGACAAGTTCGGCATTGCCTGGCTCGTCAACATCTCCGGAGTAGCAGCGGAAGCCTGA
- a CDS encoding MFS transporter, with protein MGPAGKQSMRPGTGYWLWLFGAIWAELGSTVTLFAITWTATGFGGGAAGLVATSTMLLRLVLLLGGGSTADRFGPRRVMITCDFCMLAVTLGMAAWFALQGPTVGSLLVFGCVLGIVSAFYMPASGVFPRLFVDDGQLGRVMATTSTGLQLARIAGPALGGILLAWIGLSWVVALNAATFLLVASIILFVVPPRPHRPPDSTPVGFRESWRDLKAAGHHRILVPLLVALGALVAGVTPAIALLIPLLSRDRGWSAASAGLMEGAFMAAALVVGALVATRGTLRRDSIPMIWGPVLAAAGLIGMAWAPAVWMACAAAATTSLGMVSFNCHALPRFLAASPPGAQARLQAVLAVTTTVPMLALSGPYGLLAQHASPGWALGVAAVFAAAAGVVVAITHPWTAPTVAPVG; from the coding sequence ATGGGGCCCGCGGGGAAGCAGTCGATGAGACCGGGTACGGGGTATTGGCTGTGGTTGTTCGGAGCCATCTGGGCTGAACTCGGCTCGACGGTGACGCTGTTCGCGATCACGTGGACCGCCACCGGATTCGGCGGTGGGGCGGCGGGTCTGGTCGCGACTTCGACCATGCTTCTCCGACTGGTCCTGCTGCTCGGCGGCGGTTCCACCGCCGACCGCTTCGGCCCACGACGAGTGATGATCACCTGTGACTTCTGCATGCTCGCAGTGACACTCGGCATGGCCGCCTGGTTCGCGCTGCAGGGCCCCACGGTCGGTTCACTGCTGGTGTTCGGTTGCGTGCTCGGCATCGTCTCGGCGTTCTACATGCCTGCGTCCGGGGTGTTTCCTCGACTGTTCGTGGACGACGGTCAACTCGGCCGCGTGATGGCCACGACGAGTACCGGGCTCCAGCTCGCCCGCATCGCTGGGCCGGCGTTGGGCGGCATTCTGCTGGCCTGGATCGGGCTCTCCTGGGTGGTGGCGCTCAACGCGGCCACCTTCTTGCTGGTCGCCTCGATCATCCTGTTCGTCGTCCCGCCCCGACCTCATCGCCCGCCCGACAGCACTCCCGTCGGGTTCCGCGAGTCCTGGCGAGACCTGAAAGCTGCTGGTCACCATCGGATCCTCGTTCCGCTGCTGGTCGCGCTCGGGGCACTGGTGGCCGGGGTGACGCCCGCGATAGCACTGCTGATTCCGCTGCTCAGCCGTGATCGCGGTTGGTCGGCGGCCAGCGCGGGCCTGATGGAAGGCGCCTTCATGGCAGCGGCCCTGGTGGTCGGCGCACTGGTCGCAACGCGCGGAACGCTGCGGCGTGACAGCATCCCGATGATCTGGGGCCCGGTACTCGCGGCGGCCGGTCTGATCGGCATGGCATGGGCTCCCGCCGTCTGGATGGCTTGCGCCGCAGCGGCAACCACGAGCCTCGGGATGGTGTCGTTCAACTGCCACGCCCTGCCCCGATTCCTGGCAGCCAGTCCACCGGGAGCGCAGGCGCGTCTCCAAGCTGTGCTCGCGGTGACCACCACCGTCCCCATGCTCGCGCTCAGCGGCCCGTACGGACTTCTCGCGCAGCATGCCTCGCCGGGCTGGGCATTGGGTGTCGCGGCTGTGTTCGCGGCGGCGGCGGGCGTCGTCGTCGCGATCACGCACCCCTGGACCGCACCAACGGTCGCTCCCGTCGGCTGA
- a CDS encoding GAF and ANTAR domain-containing protein, with translation MESSPEALTAELLSRTREMPVNDTDRLLSVATAAIVELGIADSVSILERVGDHEFTTRAPTDDRATAVDRLQREFHEGPCVEASYDEGVVCSNDIDADDRWPRWGPAAVQEGISAVISVQLYVKDDTMGALNMFHATRQSFTSDDLEIARMVAVPISIELAHCRQDENLWRAIDARHRIGQAQGILMERFQIPADAAFAVLRRLSQQGNTKLHLIADDIVRTGQLPPGADSAVQG, from the coding sequence ATGGAATCGAGTCCGGAAGCACTGACCGCCGAGTTGTTGTCCCGGACCCGGGAGATGCCGGTCAACGACACCGACCGGCTGCTGAGCGTCGCCACTGCCGCGATCGTCGAGCTGGGCATTGCCGACAGCGTGAGCATCCTGGAGCGCGTCGGAGACCACGAGTTCACGACCCGCGCACCCACGGACGACCGCGCGACCGCAGTCGATCGGTTGCAGCGAGAATTTCACGAGGGCCCCTGCGTCGAGGCGTCCTACGACGAGGGCGTGGTCTGCTCGAACGACATCGATGCCGATGACCGCTGGCCTCGCTGGGGACCCGCCGCCGTCCAGGAAGGCATCTCGGCCGTCATCAGCGTCCAGCTGTACGTCAAGGACGACACCATGGGGGCGTTGAACATGTTCCACGCTACCCGCCAGAGTTTCACCTCCGACGATCTGGAGATCGCCCGGATGGTTGCGGTTCCGATCTCGATCGAACTCGCGCACTGCCGTCAGGACGAGAACCTGTGGAGGGCCATCGACGCCCGACATCGCATCGGCCAAGCGCAGGGCATCCTGATGGAGCGCTTCCAGATTCCAGCAGACGCGGCATTTGCCGTGCTGCGGCGGCTGTCCCAGCAGGGCAACACCAAGTTGCACCTCATCGCGGACGACATCGTCCGCACCGGGCAGCTCCCGCCCGGAGCCGACAGCGCGGTTCAGGGCTGA
- a CDS encoding esterase-like activity of phytase family protein, whose translation MSRPLPFVRRRLRAGTAVGVTAAIVGAAALIPALTVGTVVAPVGSGPAAAHVASWPLPPQPPRPGAARAAVTLYAENVAPLATIGGVQIGGSAFGSSFTKAPWGSDLYYGLTDRGPNVDGPNATKIEPLPDFNPAIGEFALVGSGSRAHAVLLRTIPLRAADGSGYNGRVSLAGGTGETITDLTGTALDPSPYGYDPEGLAVLRDGTFWVSDEYGPFITHFDRTGRQLERLSPFDGSLPVELSLRDPNKGMEGLTVTPDGRMLVGIMQAALNAPDGPKSKNVPVVRIVTVDLASRQTHEYLYALHAGDSVGTTVSEIAALNAHEFLVDERDSAKEPAANKKLYRIDLRGATDVSKHAQVPNATYREVHGGLLVGGRTIEAIAGKNSTATATANLAAVGVTPATSRLFLDIGGLVTAIAPDGSFFGHDKVEGVAVVDGGRSVVLSNDSDFGIDGTTTTTPPFGLQAKILPNGRQDSGELLKVDLAKVPAEYRR comes from the coding sequence GTGAGTCGTCCCCTTCCTTTCGTCCGTCGTCGGCTCAGGGCCGGTACCGCCGTCGGCGTCACCGCTGCGATCGTGGGAGCCGCTGCTCTGATTCCTGCGTTGACCGTTGGGACGGTCGTTGCTCCGGTCGGCTCCGGCCCGGCTGCGGCGCACGTCGCATCCTGGCCGCTCCCTCCGCAGCCACCGCGTCCGGGGGCAGCCAGGGCGGCCGTCACCCTCTACGCCGAGAACGTCGCTCCGTTGGCGACGATCGGCGGCGTGCAGATCGGCGGCAGCGCGTTCGGGTCGTCGTTCACCAAGGCGCCGTGGGGATCCGATCTCTACTACGGGCTGACCGATCGCGGACCCAATGTCGACGGGCCGAACGCCACGAAGATCGAGCCGCTGCCCGATTTCAACCCGGCGATCGGCGAGTTCGCCCTTGTCGGCTCCGGGTCGCGCGCGCACGCCGTACTGCTGCGCACGATCCCGCTGAGAGCGGCGGACGGCTCCGGCTACAACGGTCGGGTGAGTCTGGCCGGCGGCACCGGAGAGACCATCACGGATCTGACCGGTACTGCCCTCGACCCGAGCCCGTACGGCTACGACCCCGAGGGCCTCGCAGTGCTGCGCGACGGCACCTTCTGGGTGTCCGACGAGTACGGCCCGTTCATCACCCACTTCGATCGCACCGGTCGCCAGCTCGAACGACTCAGCCCGTTCGACGGGTCGCTGCCGGTGGAGCTGTCGCTGCGGGATCCGAACAAGGGCATGGAGGGACTCACCGTCACGCCCGACGGCCGGATGTTGGTCGGCATCATGCAGGCTGCACTGAACGCCCCGGACGGCCCGAAGTCCAAGAACGTCCCGGTGGTGCGGATCGTGACGGTCGATCTGGCGAGCCGACAGACCCACGAGTACCTGTATGCCCTGCACGCCGGCGATTCCGTCGGCACCACGGTCAGCGAGATCGCCGCGCTGAACGCACACGAGTTCCTCGTGGACGAACGCGACTCCGCGAAAGAACCGGCTGCGAACAAGAAGCTGTACCGGATCGACCTCCGCGGGGCGACGGACGTGAGCAAGCATGCGCAGGTTCCGAACGCGACCTACCGCGAGGTGCACGGCGGACTCCTGGTGGGCGGCAGGACGATCGAGGCGATCGCCGGCAAGAACTCGACCGCTACCGCGACCGCGAACCTGGCAGCTGTCGGCGTCACGCCGGCGACCTCGAGGCTCTTCCTGGACATCGGCGGCCTGGTGACGGCGATCGCTCCCGACGGATCATTCTTCGGTCATGACAAGGTCGAGGGTGTCGCGGTGGTCGACGGTGGACGGTCGGTGGTGCTCAGCAACGATTCGGATTTCGGCATCGACGGCACGACCACCACGACCCCGCCGTTCGGTCTGCAGGCCAAGATCCTGCCGAACGGACGTCAGGACAGCGGCGAGCTGCTGAAGGTCGACCTGGCGAAGGTGCCGGCGGAATACCGCCGCTGA